One window of Atribacter laminatus genomic DNA carries:
- a CDS encoding sugar phosphate isomerase/epimerase family protein: MKKGVNQWAFPGNFSIPDIIQLAAKHRFDGVELCPDEEGSFPLNIDQQKLLEWKAHSEDKNIEIRCIASGLHWKYNLASINTEVRKKAIDIAKRLIEIASTLEAKSILLIPGYVNVPWDPSSEVVPYEKAYKNSRLSISEIAKFAADAKITIGLENVWNKLFLSPLEFRSFIDSFNNQWVRVHFDTANVLISGYPEQWIEILGKRIVTIHIKDFKLSVGNINGFCLPLEGDVNFPAVMGSLKSIGYDDFLIAEMIPPYHYSIDALLANLSYNLDCIMNMRV; this comes from the coding sequence ATGAAAAAAGGAGTTAATCAATGGGCATTTCCTGGTAACTTTTCAATACCGGACATTATTCAATTAGCAGCGAAACACCGTTTCGATGGTGTAGAGCTATGCCCTGATGAAGAAGGTAGTTTTCCTTTAAATATCGATCAACAAAAGTTGCTGGAATGGAAAGCTCATTCAGAAGATAAAAATATAGAAATTCGTTGCATTGCTTCAGGGTTACATTGGAAATATAATTTGGCATCCATTAATACCGAAGTTAGGAAAAAAGCTATTGATATCGCTAAGCGTTTGATTGAAATCGCTTCTACTTTGGAAGCCAAGTCTATTTTATTAATCCCAGGGTATGTTAATGTTCCCTGGGACCCTTCTTCAGAAGTAGTTCCATACGAAAAAGCCTATAAAAATTCACGATTATCAATTTCAGAAATAGCAAAATTTGCAGCTGATGCTAAAATAACTATAGGTTTAGAAAACGTATGGAATAAATTATTTCTTTCCCCCTTAGAATTCCGCAGTTTTATCGATAGTTTTAATAATCAATGGGTAAGAGTTCATTTTGATACTGCCAATGTTCTTATTTCAGGATATCCAGAACAGTGGATCGAGATTCTTGGAAAACGAATTGTAACCATTCATATAAAAGACTTTAAACTTTCAGTCGGAAACATCAATGGATTCTGTCTTCCTCTTGAGGGTGATGTTAACTTTCCAGCAGTAATGGGAAGTCTAAAATCAATTGGATATGATGATTTCTTGATTGCAGAAATGATTCCTCCTTATCACTATTCCATCGACGCTTTGCTGGCAAACCTTTCTTATAATCTTGATTGTATCATGAATATGAGGGTATAA